The genomic region AGTCGGCCGGCCCGGAGACGACCCGGTGGTCCTGCCGCAGGTCGTCGAGGTCGCCGGCGAGGCGCACCCGGCCGCCGCGCAGCACGATGAGGTAGTCGCAGATGCGTTCCAGTTCGGCCACGACGTGGGAGGAGAACACCACGGCGACGCCGGTCTCGGTGCACGCGGCGAGCATCGAGGCCAGGAAGTCCCGTCGGGCGAGCGGGTCGAGGTTGGCCAACGGCTCGTCGAGCAGCAGCAGGTCCGGCCGTTTGGCCAGGACCAGGGTGAGCGCGACCTGGGCGCGTTGCCCGCCGGACAGGGTGTGGATCCGGGCGCGTGGCGGGATGTCGAGCCGCCCGATCCGGCCGGCCGCCAGCACCGCGTCGAAGCGGGGGTTGAGGTGCCGACCCGCATCGAGGAGGTCGGCGACCCGCAGGCGCGGCCACAGCGGCGCGTCCTGGGCGACGAAACCGATCCGCGCGAGCTGGCGGGCCGGGGCGAGGCCGGCGACGTGGACCGTTCCCGCGCTGGGGGGCAGCAGCCCCGCGGCCAGGTGCAGCAGGGTGGTCTTTCCGGAGCCGTTGGGGCCGACCAGCGCCACCACCCGTCCGGCGGGCACGTCGACGGTGCACTCGCGCAGCCCCCACGTGCTGCGTCCGTAACGGCGTCCCAACCCGTCCGCGCGCAACACGGTCGTCATGCGGCACCTCCGGCGCTGCGGTGGACGGCGGCACCGGTGCCCGGCTCGTCCAGCGCGACGGCGACCAGCGCCCGGATCTGTTCGGCGGACAGCCCCTCCTGCCTGGCCCGCCGGACCCAGCGGACCAGCGCGGCCAGCAGCGCGGGCGGCGCCTCCAGCGGCGGCGTCGGTGGCGCGGACGCGACGAAGGTCCCCACGCCCTGGCGGCGCACCACGATCCCCCCATGCTCCAGCTCGCCGTAGGCCTTCACCACCGTGTTCGGGTTGACCGCGAGCGCCTCCACCACCTCCTTCACCGTCGGGAGCTGCTCGCCCGGCTTCAGCCGGCCGAGCATGACGTCCCGGCGCACCTGCTGCACGAGCTGCCGGTAGATCGGCACGCCGGATCCGGCGTCGAGACGAAACATACTCACTCCTAGATCACGGGTCTACTAGTAGACTAGTGGTCTAAGGGTTGGCGATGCAATACCGGCAGCGCGGCGCGCGCGCAGCGGCGCGAGAGCCCCGGTTCGCCGAGACGACGCTTGCGGACCGTCTCGCTAGGCCGCGGGGCCGAGGGCGGCGTCGACGATGCGATCGGCGAAGGCGCGGTCGACGGGGGCGCGTTGGATCGTCACCCGGAAGATCAGCGGGCCGAGGATCTGGGCGAGCAGCTCGTCGTTGTCGCGTTCCGCCACCGTCTCGCCGGCGGCGACCGCCCGGTCGATCGCGCCGCGCAGCAGTGACGAGATGCGCCGCAGCAGATCATCCCGGA from Frankia alni ACN14a harbors:
- a CDS encoding ATP-binding cassette domain-containing protein gives rise to the protein MTTVLRADGLGRRYGRSTWGLRECTVDVPAGRVVALVGPNGSGKTTLLHLAAGLLPPSAGTVHVAGLAPARQLARIGFVAQDAPLWPRLRVADLLDAGRHLNPRFDAVLAAGRIGRLDIPPRARIHTLSGGQRAQVALTLVLAKRPDLLLLDEPLANLDPLARRDFLASMLAACTETGVAVVFSSHVVAELERICDYLIVLRGGRVRLAGDLDDLRQDHRVVSGPADWPQAGGWSVISARSTAGRTTALVRSDPAAVAGPGLDESQPTFDELVLGYLDDARHTPQEALT
- a CDS encoding GntR family transcriptional regulator; the encoded protein is MFRLDAGSGVPIYRQLVQQVRRDVMLGRLKPGEQLPTVKEVVEALAVNPNTVVKAYGELEHGGIVVRRQGVGTFVASAPPTPPLEAPPALLAALVRWVRRARQEGLSAEQIRALVAVALDEPGTGAAVHRSAGGAA